Proteins encoded within one genomic window of Fusarium musae strain F31 chromosome 4, whole genome shotgun sequence:
- a CDS encoding hypothetical protein (EggNog:ENOG41~BUSCO:EOG09262PPU) — protein MSFKGFQKSLTRAPQQFKSKFNIGEHTKDAVYIDAERRFQELETETKKLHDESKKYFESINGMLSHQIEFSKAMTEVYKPISGRMSDPDSMKIEGNPEGIRACEEYEAVVKDLQETLAPELEMIESRIIRPANELLDVIKVIRKTALKREHKRLDYDRHRTTLKKLQDKKERTAKDEKAMWKAEGDVEQATQDFNYFNDLLKDELPKLFQLEREFIQPLFQSFYYMQLNIFYTLHEKMQNCDIGYFDLTLDIEDAFHEKRGDIQEQAEALSICRFKTTGRPRPVRYGAKPALEGPKQPALLTQGGEGSKPSSSTVTSPKIGGYQRPASTANEGAAPPPYTPPTGANAGLAAIAAGKKKPPPPKPKPKPMRLTAPGVETVTALYDYAAQAEGDLSFRAGDVIEIVTRTQNENEWWSGRLQGKEGQFPGNYVQLNS, from the exons ATGAGCTTCAAAGGCTTCCAGAAGAGCCTCACTCGG GCTCCGCAACAGTTCAAGTCCAAATTCAACATCGGCGAGCATACCAAAGATGCTGTCTACATCGATGCCGAACGTCGTTTCCAGGAACTCGAGactgagaccaagaagctccaTGATGAGTCCAAAAAGTACTTCGAGTCCATCAATGGCATGCTCTCCCATCAGATCGAGTTCAGCAAGGCCATGACCGAAGTCTACAAGCCCATCTCGGGTCGCATGTCAGACCCAGACTCAATGAAGATCGAGGGTAACCCCGAAGGCATCCGTGCTTGCGAAGAATACGAGGCTGTAGTCAAGGACCTGCAAGAGACATTGGCACCGGAGTTGGAAATGATAGAATCTAGGATTATCCGTCCCGCTAACGAGTTACTCGACGTCATCAAGGTGATACGCAAGACCGCCCTCAAGCGTGAACACAAGAGACTAGACTACGACCGACACCGCACAACACTCAAGAAGCTGCAGGATAAGAAAGAGCGCACTGCCAAGGACGAAAAGGCAATGTGGAAGGCCGAAGGAGATGTCGAGCAAGCCACCCAGGACTTCAACTACTTCAACGATCTCCTCAAGGACGAGCTACCCAAGCTTTTCCAGCTCGAGCGTGAATTCATCCAGCCCCTCTTCCAATCGTTCTACTACATGcagctcaacatcttctacACACTCCACGAGAAGATGCAAAATTGCGATATCGGTTATTTCGATCTCACGCTCGACATTGAGGATGCTTTCCATGAGAAGCGCGGCGACATTCAAGAACAGGCCGAGGCACTGTCCATCTGTCGCTTCAAGACCACCGGTCGCCCACGACCTGTGCGATACGGGGCCAAGCCTGCCCTCGAAGGCCCCAAGCAGCCCGCACTCCTTACACAGGGAGGCGAGGGTTCCAAACCTTCAAGCAGCACTGTGACGAGCCCCAAAATTGGAGGCTATCAACGCCCCGCCTCGACCGCCAACGAAGGTGCCGCTCCTCCGCCGTACACTCCTCCAACAGGCGCCAATGCAGGCCTGGCAGCTATCGCTGCTGGTAAGAAGAAGCCACCGCCTCCTAAGCCTAAGCCCAAGCCCATGCGCCTCACCGCCCCGGGAGTTGAGACTGTAACGGCTCTGTACGATTACGCTGCGCAAGCCGAGGGCGATCTAAGTTTCCGAGCTGGTGATGTTATCGAGATTGTTACAAGGACGCAGAACGAGAACGAATGGTGGAGTGGACGACTGCAAGGCAAGGAGGGACAGTTTCCAG GCAATTATGTCCAGCTCAACAGCTGA
- a CDS encoding hypothetical protein (EggNog:ENOG41~BUSCO:EOG09261Y04) yields the protein MSSNIASCALRSAGRVGLSPASRLTIAPLRGMARAAVVARRTSRRGYVSETKRDNAQVETAIKLDKKAFADIPPPDTPSNASVSPMAEVLKQAAVMEEGQRPIYLDMQATTPVDPRVLDAMMPFYVGVYGNPHSRTHAYGWESEKAVEDAREQVAKLIGADPKEIIFTSGATESNNMSIKGVARFFGRSGKKKHIITTQTEHKCVLDSCRHLQDEGFEVTYLSVQNNGLIRMEDLEAAIRPETALVSIMTVNNEIGVIQPIEQIGKLCRSKKIFFHTDAAQAVGKIPLDVNAMNIDLMSISSHKIYGPKGIGACYVRRRPRVRLDPLITGGGQERGLRSGTLAPSLVAGFGEACRIAKEEMAYDTKRIKYLSDRLLNGLLSMEHTTQNGAAESFYPGCVNVSFAYVEGESLLMALKDIALSSGSACTSASLEPSYVLRALGNSDESAHSSIRFGIGRFTTEAEIDYVLKAVQERVTFLRELSPLWELVQEGIDLNTIQWSQH from the exons ATGTCTTCCAATATCGCTTCATGCGCCCTGCGCTCGGCAGGCCGAGTTGGCTTGAGCCCAGCCTCTCGCCTTACAATAGCTCCTCTGCGAGGTATGGCTCGCGCAGCTGTCGTGGCGAGGCGCACATCACGACGCGGATATGTGTCTGAGACCAAGAGGGATAATGCCCAGGTTGAAACGGCCatcaagctcgacaagaaggcCTTTGCTGACATCCCTCCACCTGATACTCCCTCCAATGCTAGCGTTAGTCCAATGGCTG AAGTCCTGAAGCAAGCAGCAGTTATGGAAGAGGGCCAGCGCCCCATCTACCTCGACATGCAGGCTACAACACCCGTCGATCCTCGAGTTCTCGATGCAATGATGCCATTCTATGTCGGCGTCTATGGCAACCCCCATTCGCGGACACATGCTTATGGATGGGAGAGTGAGAAGGCTGTAGAAGATGCGCGTGAGCAAGTTGCCAAGCTTATCGGTGCTGACCCCAAGGAGATCATCTTCACCAGCGGTGCCACCGAGAGTAATAACATGAGTATCAAAGGTGTCGCTCGCTTCTTTGGTCGATCCGGTAAGAAGAAGCACATCATCACAACACAGACTGAGCACAAGTGCGTGCTCGACAGCTGCCGCCATCTCCAAGATGAGGGCTTCGAGGTCACATATCTCTCTGTTCAGAACAACGGTCTCATCCGAATGGAGGACCTAGAGGCCGCTATCCGACCCGAGACTGCCCTCGTCAGCATCATGACTGTCAACAACGAGATTGGCGTGATCCAGCCTATTGAGCAAATCGGCAAGCTGTGCCGATCGAAGaagatcttcttccataCTGATGCTGCCCAAGCCGTGGGCAAGATTCCTCTCGATGTCAACGCCATGAACATAGACTTGATGTCAATTTCCTCACATAAAATCTATGGCCCCAAGGGCATTGGTGCCTGTTATGTCCGAAGGCGACCTAGGGTCAGACTGGACCCTCTTATTACCGGCGGTGGTCAGGAGCGAGGTCTCCGAAGTGGAACTCTGGCTCCCTCCCTCGTTGCCGGCTTTGGCGAGGCTTGTCGCATCgccaaggaggagatggct TACGATACCAAGCGTATTAAGTATCTCTCAGATCGCCTGCTCAACGGCCTCTTGTCTATGGAGCATACAACACAGAACGGCGCTGCCGAGTCCTTCTACCCCGGTTGCGTCAACGTCTCCTTTGCTTATGTTGAGGGAGAGTCTCTCCTGATGGCTCTTAAGGATATTGCTCTGTCTTCGGGCAGTGCTTGTACCTCGGCCTCACTGGAGCCTAGCTACGTTCTGCGCGCGCTTGGCAACAGTGACGAGAGCGCTCACAGCAGTATCCGATTCGGTATTGGCCGCTTTACCACTGAAGCTGAGATTGACTATGTTCTCAAGGCGGTGCAGGAGCGTGTCACCTTCCTCCGAGAACTGAGCCCTCTGTGGGAGCTCGTCCAGGAGGGTATCGATTTGAACACTATTCAGTGGAGCCAGCACTAA
- a CDS encoding hypothetical protein (EggNog:ENOG41), translating into MSSRYSLRQTPRKKELFEGMVETPIRRSRSNRRQTSQPLSDVETESNSAAETVSRPIRRRTARFTEELDEDTDSDNMGAVNRASNGKTNGHANGLSNGDATNGHATNGHPTSNDASGAAPINSVMEKTEGVPQDPNVVDGWRPGQDPKIDYSGEFEFGGSLGTAAMMLLFPILMWYMWIGATYYDGKFPSRAEGQSWGEFAAHLVNLVYTGAFPRPQVWAWYWSYLIVEGAFYCLLPGVWGYGKPLPHEGGKQLPYYCSAYWSLYTTLACLALLHFSGIWPLYTAIDEFGPLLSVAILSGFLVSFVAYFSALWRGKQHRMTGYPIYDFFMGAELNPRLFGILDFKMFFEVRMPWYILLILSLGAAARQHEQYGYVSGEVWFLVMAHFLYANACAKGEELIITTWDMYYEKWGFMLIFWNLAGVPLSYCHCTIYLANHHPDVYRWNRGILAAMFAGYLFWYWVWDSCNSQKNRFRAMEKGKLVLRKTFPQVPWQTIHNPKTIVTPQGTILVDGWYGLARKIHYTADVWFAVSWGLITGFESPFPWFYPVFFCGMIAHRAARDITRCRRKYGDAWLEYERRVPYLFIPYVI; encoded by the exons ATGTCTTCAAGATATTCACTACGCCAAACCCCCAG GAAGAAGGAACTCTTCGAGGGCATGGTTGAGACCCCTATTCGTCGCTCACGCTCAAATCGCCGCCAGACTTCCCAACCTCTGTCAGACGTCGAAACCGAGTCAAACTCTGCCGCTGAGACTGTCTCGCGACCTATTCGCCGACGCACCGCTAGGTTCACCGAAGAGCTCGACGAGGACACAGATTCCGACAACATGGGGGCTGTCAACAGAGCCTCTAATGGCAAGACCAACGGCCATGCCAATGGCCTGTCAAATGGTGATGCCACCAATGGCCACGCCACCAACGGTCATCCTACATCCAACGATGCTTCTGGTGCTGCACCAATCAATTCAGTCATGGAGAAGACCGAGGGTGTCCCTCAAGACCCCAACGTGGTTGATGGCTGGAGGCCAGGCCAGGATCCCAAGATTGACTACTCTGGAGAATTCGAGTTTGGTGGTTCTTTGGGCACCGCTGCCATGATGCTACTCTTCCCCATACTCATGTGGTATATGTGGATTGGCGCCACTTACTACGATGGCAAGTTCCCCTCCCGTGCCGAGGGTCAGTCCTGGGGCGAGTTCGCTGCTCACCTCGTCAATCTGGTCTACACCGGTGCATTCCCCCGCCCCCAGGTCTGGGCCTGGTACTGGTCTTATCTCATCGTTGAGGGTGCGTTCTACTGCCTCCTCCCTGGTGTTTGGGGCTATGGcaagcctcttcctcatgAGGGAGGCAAGCAGCTTCCCTACTACTGCAGCGCCTACTGGAGTCTTTACACCACTCTtgcttgccttgccttgctgcATTTCTCTGGCATCTGGCCTCTCTACACTGCCATTGATGAGTTCGGTCCTCTTCTCTCTGTTGCTATCCTCAGTGGATTCCTCGTCAGCTTTGTGGCCTATTTCTCTGCTCTTTGGCGTGGCAAGCAGCACCGCATGACGGGCTACCCCATCTATGACTTTTTCATGGGCGCTGAGTTGAACCCCCGGTTGTTTGGTATTCTCGACTTCAAGATGTTCTTCGAGGTTCGCATGCCTTGGTACATCCTGCTCATCCTCAGTCTTGGCGCCGCCGCTCGTCAACATGAGCAGTACGGCTACGTCTCTGGTGAGGTTTGGTTTCTCGTCATGGCTCACTTCCTCTACGCCAACGCCTGTGCCAAGGGAgaggagctcatcatcaccacctgGGATATGTACTATGAGAAGTGGGGTTTCATGCTCATCTTCTGGAACCTCGCTGGTGTTCCTCTCTCTTACTGCCACTGCACTATCTATCTAGCTAACCACCACCCTGATGTGTACCGCTGGAACCGCGGTATTCTCGCTGCCATGTTCGCTGGCTACCTCTTCTGGTACTGGGTCTGGGATAGCTGCAACAGTCAGAAGAACCGCTTCCGCGCTATGGAGAAGGGCAAGTTGGTCCTACGCAAAACCTTTCCTCAGGTCCCCTGGCAGACCATCCACAACCCCAAGACTATTGTCACCCCCCAGGGAACTATCCTGGTTGACGGTTGGTATGGTCTTGCCCGCAAGATTCACTACACTGCCGATGTGTGGTTCGCTGTTTCTTGGGGTCTGATTACAGGCTTCGAGAGCCCTTTCCCCTGGTTCTATCCAGTCTTCTTCTGCGGCATGATCGCTCACCGCGCTGCTCGAGACATCACCCGTTGCCGTCGCAAGTACGGTGATGCTTGGCTCGAGTATGAGCGACGTGTACCTTACCTCTTCATTCCC TACGTCATCTAA
- the VMA3 gene encoding H(+)-transporting V0 sector ATPase subunit c (EggNog:ENOG41): MVSELCPVYSPFFGAMGCTCAIVFTCLGASYGTAKSGVGIAAMGVLRPDLIVKNIVPVIMAGIIGIYGLVVSVLISDGLKQDLPLFTSFIQFGAGLSVGLAGLAAGFAIGIVGDAGVRGTAQQPRLFVGMILILIFAEVLGLYGLIVALLMNSKANVDAVC; this comes from the exons ATGGTTAGCGAACTTTG CCCCGTTTACTCG CCCTTCTTTGGTGCCATGGGCTGCACCTGCGCCATTGTTTTCACCTGCCTCGGCGCCTCTTACGGTACCGCCAAGTCGGGTGTTGGTATCGCTGCCATGGGTGTCCTCCGCCCCGACCTGATCGTCAAGA ACATTGTTCCCGTCATTATGGCTGGTATCATTGGTATCTACGGTCTCGTCGTTTCCGTCCTTATCTCCGATGGCTTGAAGCAGGACCTTCCTCTGTTCACCAGTTTCATTCAATTCGGTGCTGGTCTCTCCGTCGGACTTGCTGGTCTCGCTGCCGGCTTTGCCATTGGtattgttggtgatgctggTGTTCGAGGAACTGCCCAGCAGCCTCGTCTCTTCGTCGGCATGATTCTTATTCTCATTTTCGCCGAAGTCTTGG GTCTCTATGGTCTCATTGTTGCCCTCCTCATGAACTCCAAGGCCAACGTCGACGCTGTATGCTAA
- the SNU13 gene encoding RNA binding protein snu13 translates to MSESAAWPLADQKLEQELLDLVQSSQHARQLKKGANEATKTLNRGVSELVILAADTQPLAILLHLPLLCEDKNVPYVYVSSKMHLGRACGVSRAVIAASITSNDASELAGQIRAMRDKVERLAI, encoded by the exons ATGTCTGAGAGTGCTG CCTGGCCCCTTGCCGATCAGAAGCTCGAGCaggagcttctcgatctcgTTCAATCTTCTCAGC ATGCCCgccagctgaagaagggAGCCAACGAAGCCACCAAGACCCTGAACCGTGGTGTCTCTGAGCTTGTCATCCTCGCTGCTGACACTCAGCCCCTCGCCATTCTCCTCcaccttcctcttctctgcgAGGACAAGAACG TCCCCTATGTTTACGTTAGCAGCAAGATGCACCTCGGCCGTGCGTGTGGTGTCAGCCGTGCTGTCATCGCCGCTAGCATCACCAGCAACGACGCCAGCGAGCTCGCCGGCCAGATCCGAGCCATGCGCGACAAGGTTGAGCGCCTCGCTATCTAA